The following are encoded together in the Triticum dicoccoides isolate Atlit2015 ecotype Zavitan chromosome 6B, WEW_v2.0, whole genome shotgun sequence genome:
- the LOC119326023 gene encoding protein RADIALIS-like 4, with translation MSSSWTAKQNKIFETALATYDEDTPDRWQKVARAVGDGKSVDEVKRHYEELLKDLHHIEYAGGRRGSLYNISGASSSNGNSWGSANEDHRRRYLNPQ, from the exons ATGAGTTCATCTTGGACAGCAAAACAGAACAAGATCTTTGAGACGGCGCTAGCGACGTATGACGAGGACACGCCAGACCGCTGGCAGAAGGTGGCACGAGCAGTCGGTGATGGGAAGTCAGTCGATGAAGTGAAGAGGCACTATGAAGAGCTGCTGAAGGACCTGCATCACATTGAGTATGCAGGCGGCCGTCGCGGATCCCTCTACAACATCTCCGGCGCCAGCAGTAGCAACGGCAACTCCTGGGGCAGTGCCAATGAGGACCACAG GAGAAGGTACCTCAATCCTCAGTGA